A region from the Streptomyces lydicus genome encodes:
- a CDS encoding glutamate synthase subunit beta codes for MTDPRGFLKFPRRPVPPRPVEERLDDWDEVYAGQALLPLVSEQADRCMDCGIPFCHSGCPLGNLIPEWNAYAARGDWRAAAERLHATNNFPEFTGRLCPAPCEAACVLALNADPVTIKNVEEAIADQIWERGYAAPHPPERLSGKTVAVIGSGPAGLAAAQQLTRIGHTVVVYERADRLGGLLRYGIPAFKMAKEHLDRRIEQMRAEGTKFRTGVDIGSDLDATELHRRHDAVVIAVGATEQRELPVPGRELCGIHQAMDYLPLANRVVEGDYAVPPVTAEGKHVVIVGGGDTGSDCLGTALRQGAASVVQLDINPEPGEARPDREPWPVYPKVYRISHAHEEARGREGTDPRVFSSATLHFEGTATGQVRALRLTEVEPTARRPRPETERVIPAELVLLALGFSGPERGSGLIRQLGLTRDERGNFARDGGFAAEAAAPAGRAAPTGPDGVFVAGDAGRGQSLVVWAIAEGRATAAAADRYLTGSTALPAPIGPRDRPLVA; via the coding sequence ATGACCGATCCTCGCGGCTTCCTCAAGTTCCCCCGCCGGCCCGTCCCGCCGCGCCCCGTCGAAGAACGGCTGGACGACTGGGACGAGGTCTACGCCGGGCAGGCGCTGCTCCCGCTGGTGTCCGAGCAGGCGGACCGCTGCATGGACTGCGGCATACCGTTCTGTCACAGCGGCTGCCCGCTGGGGAACCTCATCCCGGAGTGGAACGCGTACGCGGCACGGGGCGACTGGCGGGCCGCGGCCGAGCGGCTGCACGCGACGAACAACTTCCCCGAGTTCACCGGCCGGCTGTGCCCCGCGCCGTGCGAGGCCGCCTGTGTGCTGGCCCTCAACGCCGATCCGGTGACGATCAAAAACGTCGAGGAGGCCATCGCCGACCAGATCTGGGAGCGCGGCTACGCGGCGCCGCATCCGCCGGAGCGGCTCAGCGGGAAGACCGTCGCCGTCATCGGCTCCGGCCCCGCCGGGCTGGCGGCGGCACAGCAGCTCACGCGTATCGGCCATACCGTCGTGGTCTACGAACGCGCCGACCGCCTCGGCGGACTGCTGCGCTACGGCATCCCCGCGTTCAAGATGGCCAAGGAGCACCTGGACCGCCGTATCGAGCAGATGCGGGCGGAGGGCACCAAGTTCCGCACCGGCGTGGACATCGGCAGCGATCTCGACGCCACCGAGCTCCACAGGCGCCATGACGCGGTGGTCATCGCCGTCGGAGCCACCGAGCAGCGGGAGCTGCCCGTGCCCGGCCGCGAGCTGTGCGGCATCCACCAGGCCATGGACTACCTGCCGCTCGCCAACCGGGTCGTGGAGGGCGACTACGCCGTGCCGCCGGTCACCGCGGAGGGCAAGCACGTGGTGATCGTCGGGGGCGGGGACACCGGCTCGGACTGCCTGGGCACCGCTCTGCGCCAGGGCGCGGCCTCCGTCGTGCAGCTGGACATCAACCCGGAGCCGGGTGAGGCCCGGCCGGACCGCGAGCCCTGGCCCGTCTATCCGAAGGTCTACCGGATCTCCCACGCCCATGAAGAGGCCAGGGGCCGGGAAGGCACGGATCCGAGGGTCTTCTCCTCCGCCACCCTCCACTTCGAAGGGACCGCGACCGGCCAGGTGCGCGCGCTGCGCCTCACGGAGGTGGAACCCACGGCCCGGAGGCCGCGGCCGGAGACCGAGCGGGTGATCCCGGCGGAGCTGGTGCTGCTCGCCCTGGGCTTCTCCGGTCCCGAGCGGGGCAGCGGTCTGATCCGGCAACTGGGGCTCACGCGGGACGAAAGGGGGAACTTCGCCCGGGACGGCGGCTTCGCGGCCGAGGCGGCAGCGCCGGCCGGGCGGGCCGCCCCCACCGGTCCCGACGGGGTCTTCGTCGCCGGCGACGCGGGGCGCGGCCAGTCCCTGGTGGTGTGGGCCATCGCCGAGGGACGGGCCACCGCGGCGGCCGCGGACCGGTATCTGACCGGCTCCACCGCGCTTCCCGCCCCGATCGGCCCCCGCGACCGGCCCCTGGTGGCGTAA
- a CDS encoding SpoIIE family protein phosphatase: MTGGAGADPVGRALLCALRETGASAGALYVLTDDEPVLRLTVMSGLPATFLAPWSRVALAAPIPVAVASREQRLVWAGGRRQLSRDFPRTAVAVPYEFSLAAAPVGTTTGPRGALLLLWPAGHAPRLSADERTAVEASCRHLAALLRQRPRPEDPAPPPAGPASRPDGSTGPPDDSAPPPDGSTPPSDAPRVLAIPPERAVSPDEALAAAGFLERLPGGCCALDLEGRITLVTTGAAGLLGERDTRLLGARPWEILPWLRDPAFEDRYRAAVISRLPVSFTACRPPDQWLTFRLFPDGRGLSVWISPSDKAHSPVEPYPTPVDVMPARAGQIYHVLHLSAALTEAVGVRDVVDLVADQIVPAFGAQGMIMYSAEAGRLRTIGHRGYSAEAVATFEGVALGTANSPAVHALATGEPSFYTTREEMERDYPGLPRLTGKAARAVLPLIVSGRPVGCCILSYTRPRTFSQDERQVLTSLAGLIAQALDRARLYDTKQQLAHDLQAALLPHGLPRVPGFAVAARYLPATRGMDIGGDFYDLIRLDDDSIAAVIGDVQGHNAAAAAFMGQARTAVRAYATAGASPAEVLARTNRLLADLDPDLFTSCLYVHIDLRTRRACLAAAGHPPPLLRHPDRHTTVLHIPPGLLLGVEPGARYTATEITLPPKSVLALYTDGLVETPGTDPEHSVADLARRLNDAPPVGPERLADALLEFRQDDADRQDDVALMLLAALPAGPVTPL; encoded by the coding sequence ATGACCGGCGGCGCCGGAGCCGACCCGGTGGGCCGGGCGCTGCTGTGCGCGCTGCGGGAGACCGGAGCGTCGGCCGGCGCGCTGTATGTGCTGACGGACGACGAGCCGGTGCTGCGGCTGACCGTCATGAGCGGGCTCCCGGCGACCTTCCTGGCGCCCTGGAGCCGGGTGGCGCTGGCGGCGCCGATCCCGGTCGCCGTCGCCTCACGCGAACAGCGCCTGGTGTGGGCCGGCGGCCGGCGGCAGCTGTCCCGTGACTTCCCCCGTACCGCGGTGGCCGTGCCTTATGAGTTCTCGCTGGCGGCCGCGCCGGTCGGCACCACCACCGGCCCCCGGGGCGCGCTGCTGCTGCTCTGGCCGGCCGGCCACGCACCGCGCCTCTCGGCGGACGAGCGTACGGCGGTGGAGGCCTCCTGCCGGCACCTGGCGGCGCTGCTGCGGCAACGCCCCCGGCCCGAAGACCCCGCTCCCCCGCCTGCGGGCCCCGCTTCCCGGCCCGATGGCTCCACCGGTCCGCCCGACGACTCCGCCCCTCCGCCCGACGGCTCCACCCCTCCGTCCGATGCACCGCGGGTGCTGGCCATCCCGCCGGAGCGGGCCGTGAGTCCGGACGAGGCACTGGCAGCGGCCGGCTTTCTGGAGCGGCTGCCCGGCGGCTGCTGCGCCCTCGACCTGGAAGGACGCATCACCCTGGTGACCACCGGCGCGGCCGGGCTGCTCGGTGAGCGGGACACCCGGCTGCTCGGCGCGCGCCCCTGGGAGATCCTGCCGTGGCTGCGCGACCCGGCCTTCGAGGACCGCTACCGTGCCGCGGTGATCAGCCGCCTGCCGGTGTCGTTCACCGCCTGCCGGCCACCGGATCAGTGGCTCACCTTCCGGCTGTTCCCGGACGGCAGGGGCCTGAGCGTGTGGATCAGCCCTTCGGACAAGGCCCACAGCCCGGTGGAGCCGTATCCCACTCCGGTGGACGTCATGCCCGCACGGGCCGGCCAGATCTACCACGTGCTGCACCTTTCGGCCGCCCTCACCGAGGCCGTGGGGGTCCGGGACGTCGTCGATCTCGTCGCCGACCAGATCGTGCCCGCGTTCGGGGCCCAGGGGATGATCATGTACTCCGCCGAGGCGGGCCGGCTGCGGACCATCGGCCACCGCGGTTACTCCGCCGAGGCCGTCGCCACCTTCGAAGGCGTCGCCCTCGGCACCGCCAACAGTCCCGCCGTCCACGCCCTCGCCACCGGGGAACCCAGCTTCTACACCACCCGCGAGGAGATGGAACGCGATTACCCGGGACTGCCGCGGCTGACCGGCAAGGCGGCACGGGCGGTGCTGCCGCTGATCGTGTCCGGCCGCCCGGTGGGCTGCTGCATCCTCTCGTACACCCGGCCCCGTACGTTCAGCCAGGACGAGCGCCAGGTCCTCACCTCGCTCGCGGGCCTGATCGCCCAGGCCCTCGACCGCGCCCGCCTCTACGACACCAAGCAGCAACTGGCGCACGATCTGCAGGCCGCCCTGCTGCCGCACGGCCTGCCCCGGGTACCGGGCTTCGCCGTCGCCGCCCGCTACCTGCCGGCCACCCGCGGTATGGACATCGGCGGCGACTTCTACGATCTGATCCGCCTCGACGACGACAGCATCGCCGCCGTCATCGGCGATGTGCAGGGCCACAACGCGGCCGCCGCCGCCTTCATGGGGCAGGCCCGCACCGCCGTCCGCGCCTATGCGACCGCCGGGGCCTCCCCCGCCGAGGTCCTGGCGCGGACCAACCGGCTGCTGGCCGACCTGGACCCAGACCTGTTCACCAGCTGCCTGTACGTCCATATCGACCTGCGGACGCGACGGGCGTGCCTGGCCGCCGCCGGCCATCCGCCGCCGCTGCTCCGCCACCCCGACCGGCACACCACGGTGCTGCACATCCCTCCTGGGCTGCTCCTGGGCGTCGAGCCCGGTGCCCGGTACACCGCCACGGAGATCACCCTGCCGCCGAAGTCCGTACTGGCCCTGTACACCGACGGCCTGGTCGAAACGCCGGGAACGGATCCCGAGCACTCCGTCGCCGACCTCGCCCGGCGCCTCAACGACGCGCCGCCGGTGGGTCCGGAACGTCTCGCCGACGCCCTCCTGGAGTTCCGGCAGGACGATGCCGACCGGCAGGACGACGTGGCCCTGATGCTGCTCGCCGCCTTGCCGGCCGGGCCGGTCACACCCCTCTGA
- a CDS encoding gas vesicle protein: MAADEEGEAGETRRPSGKKTARKTARKSSSVRAGGRESETERTARRVSAPRAMRYAAEQLEELLGRAPESVSSVQPTEDGWQADVEVLELERVPATTSVMATYRVVLDKEGELVAYERTRRYTRGQIDRR, from the coding sequence ATGGCCGCAGACGAAGAGGGCGAGGCCGGAGAAACCCGGCGCCCGTCCGGTAAGAAGACCGCCAGGAAGACCGCCAGGAAATCCAGCAGTGTCCGGGCCGGCGGCCGCGAGAGCGAAACGGAGCGCACGGCCCGCCGCGTTTCGGCGCCACGTGCGATGCGGTACGCGGCCGAGCAGCTGGAAGAGCTGCTGGGACGGGCGCCCGAGTCCGTCTCCTCGGTGCAGCCGACGGAGGACGGCTGGCAGGCGGACGTGGAAGTCCTGGAGCTGGAACGTGTCCCCGCGACCACCAGCGTGATGGCGACCTACCGGGTGGTGCTGGACAAGGAGGGCGAGCTGGTGGCGTACGAGCGCACCCGCCGCTACACCCGAGGCCAGATCGACCGGCGTTGA
- a CDS encoding gas vesicle structural protein GvpA: MTVVPQGGGPVATGGGGGGSGSLYDILDLILDRGLVIDVFVRVSLVGIEILKIDARIVVASVDTYLRFAEACNRLDLEEGRKAPSKLTDIVGEVTEGGSHGKAKGALSGAAEAVTDALKGGGDEEREERHKEPAERRERPARRPARRRKE; this comes from the coding sequence GTGACTGTGGTGCCGCAAGGCGGAGGACCCGTCGCCACCGGCGGCGGCGGAGGGGGCTCCGGAAGTCTCTACGACATCCTCGATCTGATCCTGGACCGCGGGCTGGTCATCGACGTCTTCGTGCGTGTGTCGCTGGTGGGTATCGAAATCCTCAAGATCGATGCCCGCATCGTCGTGGCGAGCGTCGACACCTACCTGCGCTTCGCCGAGGCCTGCAACCGTCTCGACCTGGAGGAGGGGCGCAAGGCTCCCTCCAAGCTGACCGACATCGTCGGCGAGGTCACCGAGGGCGGTTCGCACGGCAAGGCCAAGGGCGCGCTGTCCGGGGCCGCGGAAGCGGTGACCGACGCCCTCAAGGGCGGCGGGGACGAGGAGCGCGAGGAGAGGCACAAGGAGCCCGCCGAGCGGCGCGAGCGCCCGGCTCGCCGGCCGGCCCGGCGCCGAAAGGAATGA
- a CDS encoding GvpL/GvpF family gas vesicle protein, with protein sequence MSVYVYSIVATTHPQGLEGLDGVGKPPSALRTVQTEDLSAVVSDAPEELRPKRRDLAAHQAVQERLMADGTVLPLQFGFTTADDDAVREVLEERVEEFTERLEALAGCVEYHLKAAQEEEAMLRQILRESDEARALNEEIRSGTGSPDLPLALGELVSKEVQARQDRLAGQVLDALRGFAREESGFQPAGNDFLSVSFLVERDNEKSFLAAEQDLAKELGEDFDLRLLGPLPAYSFV encoded by the coding sequence ATGTCCGTCTATGTGTACTCCATCGTCGCGACCACCCACCCACAAGGACTCGAGGGTCTGGACGGCGTGGGAAAGCCGCCGTCCGCCCTGCGCACGGTGCAGACCGAGGACCTCTCCGCGGTCGTCAGCGACGCTCCCGAGGAGCTGCGCCCCAAACGCCGCGACCTCGCCGCCCACCAGGCCGTCCAGGAGCGGCTGATGGCCGACGGCACGGTCCTGCCCCTGCAGTTCGGCTTCACGACCGCCGACGACGACGCCGTGCGGGAGGTCCTGGAGGAGCGGGTGGAGGAATTCACCGAGCGGCTGGAGGCGCTGGCGGGCTGCGTCGAATACCACCTGAAGGCCGCCCAGGAGGAGGAGGCGATGCTGCGGCAGATCCTGCGGGAGTCGGATGAGGCCCGTGCGCTCAACGAGGAGATCAGAAGCGGCACCGGAAGCCCGGACCTGCCGCTCGCCCTCGGTGAACTGGTCTCCAAGGAGGTGCAGGCCCGGCAGGACCGGCTGGCCGGCCAAGTCCTCGACGCACTGCGCGGGTTCGCCCGGGAGGAAAGCGGCTTCCAGCCCGCCGGGAACGATTTCCTGAGCGTGTCCTTCCTCGTGGAACGGGACAACGAGAAGAGTTTCCTCGCCGCTGAGCAGGATCTCGCCAAGGAGCTGGGGGAGGACTTCGACCTCCGGCTGCTCGGCCCGCTTCCCGCCTACAGCTTCGTCTAG
- a CDS encoding gas vesicle protein GvpG: MGLLSQIATFPLAPVRGVAWVMERALEAAENEYYDPEPIERELAELEQSLLAGEISEEAFDRREDELLDRLDEIRAHAQGTDTT; this comes from the coding sequence ATGGGCCTGTTGAGTCAGATCGCCACCTTCCCGCTGGCGCCGGTGCGCGGCGTGGCATGGGTCATGGAACGCGCCCTGGAGGCCGCGGAGAACGAGTACTACGACCCCGAACCCATCGAGCGGGAACTCGCCGAGCTGGAACAGTCGCTGCTGGCGGGAGAGATATCCGAGGAGGCGTTCGACCGGCGCGAGGACGAACTCCTGGACCGGCTGGACGAGATCAGGGCCCATGCCCAGGGCACCGACACCACCTGA
- a CDS encoding gas vesicle protein yields the protein MNEPVARRMGDSPSRAGPYSGQGSSANLADILERVLDKGIVIAGDIQINLLDIELLTIKLRLLIASVDKAKEMGIDWWEHDPSLSSRAADGHHSLAEENKRLRAEIEALRERTELSPAEDEDEAEYEEAEEVAGDEAGEYEEGEEYEEAEEVDAPAATRRPSRPARPTRTSRAKRTAPRSKRRDES from the coding sequence GTGAACGAACCCGTCGCCCGGAGGATGGGTGACTCCCCGTCCAGGGCCGGCCCGTACAGCGGACAGGGCTCCTCGGCCAATCTCGCCGACATCCTGGAGCGGGTCCTGGACAAGGGCATCGTCATCGCGGGCGACATCCAGATCAATCTGCTGGACATCGAACTGCTCACCATCAAGCTGCGCCTGCTGATCGCCTCGGTGGACAAGGCCAAGGAGATGGGCATCGACTGGTGGGAGCACGATCCGTCACTCTCCTCCCGCGCCGCCGACGGCCACCACTCGCTGGCGGAGGAGAACAAGCGGTTGCGCGCCGAGATCGAGGCACTGCGCGAGCGCACCGAGCTGTCCCCGGCCGAGGACGAGGACGAGGCCGAGTACGAGGAAGCCGAAGAGGTGGCCGGGGACGAAGCCGGGGAGTACGAGGAGGGCGAGGAGTACGAGGAGGCGGAGGAGGTAGACGCTCCGGCCGCCACCCGCCGCCCCTCCCGCCCCGCACGCCCCACGCGCACCTCACGCGCCAAACGAACCGCGCCCCGTAGCAAGCGGCGGGACGAGTCATGA
- a CDS encoding GvpL/GvpF family gas vesicle protein — protein sequence MTTESVTYAYAVAQDPDGSLEEALTGLPGVADGPVRLVRAGDRGEVVVAVGAVPEQDFEETALRAHLEDLDWLESVARAHHRVIEALAARTTVLPLRLATVYLDDARVRQMLDTRQEAFAERLSDLAAHTEWGVKIYVEAPAATARPAEPPADADLSPGRAYLSHRKAQRHAREDAYRDAEEVARRVEDAARGYAVDRVQHRVQQGELARGPGENIINDAYLVPLEHGESFRAEVSRAAEGSSGVRVEVTGPWAPYSFATPPEAEPLKRAAP from the coding sequence ATGACGACCGAGTCCGTCACCTACGCCTACGCCGTCGCGCAGGACCCCGACGGGTCGCTGGAGGAGGCCCTGACCGGACTGCCGGGAGTCGCCGACGGGCCGGTGCGTCTGGTGCGCGCGGGAGACCGCGGCGAGGTGGTGGTGGCCGTGGGGGCCGTACCCGAGCAGGACTTCGAGGAGACCGCGCTGCGTGCGCATCTGGAGGACCTGGACTGGCTGGAGTCGGTGGCCCGCGCCCACCACCGGGTGATCGAGGCGCTGGCTGCCCGCACCACCGTCCTGCCGCTCCGTCTGGCGACGGTGTACCTCGACGACGCACGGGTGCGGCAGATGCTCGACACCCGCCAGGAGGCGTTCGCCGAGCGGCTGTCCGATCTGGCCGCGCACACGGAGTGGGGCGTCAAGATCTATGTCGAGGCGCCCGCGGCCACCGCCAGGCCCGCCGAGCCGCCCGCGGACGCGGACCTGAGCCCCGGGCGGGCCTACCTCAGCCACCGCAAGGCGCAGCGGCACGCCCGCGAGGACGCCTACCGGGACGCCGAAGAGGTCGCCCGGCGCGTCGAGGACGCGGCCCGTGGCTATGCGGTGGACCGGGTCCAGCACCGGGTACAGCAGGGCGAACTCGCCCGCGGCCCGGGGGAGAACATCATCAACGACGCCTACCTCGTACCGCTGGAGCACGGCGAGAGCTTCCGGGCCGAGGTCTCCCGGGCAGCGGAGGGAAGCTCCGGGGTGCGCGTCGAGGTCACCGGGCCCTGGGCCCCGTACTCCTTCGCCACACCCCCCGAAGCCGAACCGCTGAAGCGAGCCGCCCCGTGA
- a CDS encoding gas vesicle protein — MRPAGGPPAKADEPLPDRQIALIDLLDRLLSGGVVLTGDIVLSIADIDLVRVSLRALIVSISEQNPSPWRTTAPLARDDDDSR, encoded by the coding sequence GTGAGGCCGGCGGGCGGGCCGCCGGCCAAGGCGGACGAGCCCCTGCCGGACCGGCAGATCGCCCTGATCGACCTGTTGGACCGGTTGCTCAGCGGAGGCGTGGTCCTCACCGGAGACATCGTCCTGTCCATCGCCGATATCGACCTCGTACGCGTCTCGCTGCGCGCTCTGATCGTCTCCATCAGCGAACAGAACCCCTCCCCGTGGCGCACTACCGCGCCCCTGGCAAGGGACGACGATGACAGCCGGTGA
- a CDS encoding gas vesicle protein K, which yields MTAGDRRPGSRFDDVADAAARAFDLLPSTPQDVRPPAGPGPRRPAHRVSADPDTVERDLIKLVLTLVELLRQLMERQALQRVDAGDLTEEQEERLGATLMILHDRMVELCAQYDLSMSDLNLDLGPLGTLLPPAE from the coding sequence ATGACAGCCGGTGACCGCCGCCCCGGCAGCCGCTTCGACGATGTCGCCGATGCGGCCGCCCGTGCCTTCGATCTGCTGCCCTCGACACCGCAGGACGTCCGGCCGCCGGCAGGGCCGGGACCACGAAGGCCGGCACACCGGGTCAGTGCCGACCCCGACACGGTCGAGCGGGACCTGATCAAGCTCGTCCTCACCCTCGTCGAGCTGCTGCGCCAGCTCATGGAACGCCAGGCCCTACAGCGGGTCGACGCCGGAGACCTCACCGAGGAACAGGAGGAACGCCTGGGAGCGACGCTGATGATCCTCCACGACCGGATGGTGGAACTCTGCGCGCAGTACGACCTTTCGATGTCGGACCTGAATCTGGACCTCGGTCCGCTCGGGACCTTGTTGCCCCCCGCCGAATGA
- a CDS encoding CsbD family protein, giving the protein MRMGKKARNIGHIVEGKAKETTGRALGNKSLQRRGKSEQAMGKMRQAVEKGRDTFKH; this is encoded by the coding sequence ATGCGCATGGGAAAGAAGGCCAGGAACATCGGCCATATCGTCGAGGGAAAGGCCAAGGAAACGACCGGAAGGGCCCTCGGTAACAAGAGCCTGCAGCGGAGAGGGAAGTCGGAGCAGGCCATGGGGAAAATGCGGCAGGCAGTGGAAAAGGGCAGGGACACCTTCAAGCACTGA
- a CDS encoding SRPBCC family protein → MAKTGQDNADSGLDRLRSELGGYATKWVGNLAEKAGDKLMDVTGQLTDVAENGGSLSKIAGNLLGGDSPVKAAVKGTAENVKDTVMDKAKGLFGGKKRKSGDKKVTNIIEVLDIGVPLRTAYDHWTQYEKFSGFTKGVRNVSLHDEMTSDWKAKVGPSTRGWKATVQEQVPDERIVWTSEGAKGSTRGAVSFHEMAPNLTRIVLVVEYYASGFFEKTGNVWRVQGRRLRLDFKHFQRYVTLTDEEPEGWRGEIRDGEVVRTHEEAIEEEEAEGEETGDEEAEGYEGEDGEEEYAYEDEDAADEEGDEEEEEEPEEEPEEEYEDEEEEGEGEEEK, encoded by the coding sequence ATGGCCAAGACGGGACAGGACAACGCGGACTCGGGACTCGATCGACTGCGCAGCGAACTCGGCGGCTATGCCACGAAATGGGTGGGGAACCTGGCCGAGAAGGCCGGCGACAAACTGATGGATGTGACAGGCCAGCTCACCGATGTCGCCGAGAACGGAGGCTCACTGTCCAAGATCGCGGGCAATCTCCTCGGCGGCGACTCCCCCGTCAAAGCCGCCGTGAAGGGGACGGCGGAGAACGTCAAGGACACCGTGATGGACAAGGCCAAGGGCCTGTTCGGCGGCAAGAAACGCAAATCGGGGGACAAGAAGGTCACCAATATCATCGAAGTCCTGGATATCGGGGTGCCCCTGCGCACCGCCTACGACCACTGGACGCAGTACGAGAAGTTCAGCGGCTTCACCAAGGGTGTCCGTAATGTCTCGCTGCACGACGAGATGACGAGTGACTGGAAGGCCAAGGTCGGCCCGTCCACCCGTGGGTGGAAGGCGACCGTTCAGGAGCAGGTTCCTGACGAACGCATCGTCTGGACGTCCGAAGGCGCCAAGGGATCGACCCGCGGTGCCGTCAGTTTTCACGAGATGGCACCCAATCTGACCCGCATCGTGCTGGTCGTCGAGTACTACGCCTCGGGATTCTTCGAGAAGACCGGCAATGTCTGGCGGGTCCAGGGACGCCGGCTGCGGCTGGACTTCAAGCATTTCCAGCGCTACGTCACCCTCACCGATGAGGAGCCCGAGGGCTGGCGCGGGGAAATCCGCGACGGCGAGGTCGTACGGACCCACGAAGAGGCCATCGAGGAAGAAGAGGCCGAGGGCGAAGAGACCGGAGACGAAGAAGCCGAGGGCTACGAAGGCGAGGACGGCGAAGAGGAGTACGCGTACGAGGACGAAGACGCCGCCGACGAAGAGGGCGACGAGGAAGAAGAGGAAGAGCCCGAGGAGGAGCCGGAGGAGGAGTACGAGGACGAAGAGGAGGAAGGCGAAGGGGAGGAAGAAAAGTGA
- a CDS encoding histone protein: protein MNDTSKVLLAAALAGGYVLGRTKKGRFALTVASYIAGRQFGLEPRQLVAQGIRKLGEIPQVAELGDQLRGEVMDAGRKALTTAANRRLTTLADTLHDRSLKLDGLGLEPEEEEEEPEEGDEGEYAYEEDEEGEEPEDEYEEDEYEEEEEPEEEEPEDEYEDEEEAEEEEPEEEPEERPSRRTPRAAAKPEPKPRKRAPEAERGAPAKKGAQRPPAKKSAAKPAAKKTAAKKSAPAKKTAARKTAAKKTAGKAPAKKAAPAKQAAAQKTAAKKTTAKKTAAKKTAAKKTAPAKKATAKKTAAGKKAAPAAKKTAKKTSSRTERRR, encoded by the coding sequence ATGAATGACACATCCAAGGTCCTGCTGGCCGCCGCACTTGCCGGCGGCTATGTGCTGGGCCGTACGAAGAAGGGCCGGTTCGCGCTCACGGTGGCGTCCTATATCGCCGGACGGCAATTCGGCCTTGAACCGCGCCAGCTCGTGGCCCAGGGGATCCGCAAGCTCGGCGAGATTCCCCAGGTCGCGGAGCTGGGCGACCAACTGCGCGGGGAAGTCATGGACGCCGGCCGGAAGGCCTTGACGACGGCCGCCAACCGCCGTCTGACGACGCTCGCCGACACCCTCCACGACCGGTCCCTCAAGCTCGATGGCCTCGGACTGGAGCCGGAGGAGGAAGAGGAGGAGCCAGAGGAGGGAGACGAGGGGGAGTACGCGTACGAGGAGGACGAGGAGGGCGAGGAGCCCGAGGACGAGTACGAGGAGGACGAATACGAGGAAGAGGAGGAGCCGGAGGAGGAAGAACCGGAGGACGAGTACGAGGACGAAGAAGAAGCGGAAGAAGAGGAGCCGGAGGAAGAACCCGAGGAGCGCCCGTCCCGGCGCACCCCGCGGGCCGCTGCGAAGCCGGAACCGAAGCCGCGCAAGCGTGCGCCGGAGGCGGAACGGGGCGCCCCGGCGAAGAAGGGCGCACAGCGGCCGCCGGCCAAGAAGTCCGCCGCCAAGCCCGCGGCGAAGAAGACGGCCGCGAAGAAGTCGGCACCTGCGAAGAAAACCGCAGCCAGGAAGACGGCGGCGAAGAAGACCGCCGGGAAGGCTCCGGCCAAGAAGGCGGCTCCGGCCAAGCAAGCCGCGGCACAGAAGACCGCGGCGAAGAAGACGACAGCCAAGAAAACCGCAGCGAAGAAAACCGCCGCGAAGAAAACGGCGCCCGCCAAGAAAGCCACTGCGAAGAAGACCGCCGCAGGGAAGAAGGCGGCCCCTGCTGCGAAGAAGACCGCCAAGAAGACATCATCGCGCACCGAGCGCCGGAGGTAA